Within the Oscillospiraceae bacterium genome, the region GGAGAAGACAGTTTCGACCGACCTTTCATTTCACAAAGATGCATAAGGAGGAATTCGTTATGAACAAAGCAGATCTGATCAATGTGGTTTCTGAGAGCGCTGGCCTGACAAAGAAGGATGCGGAAAAAGCGATTAACAGCATCTTCGAGGCCATCAGCGACGCCCTGGTGGCGGACGACAAGGTGCAGCTCGTCGGGTTTGGCGCGTTTGAGGTCAAGTCCCGTGCCCCGCGCATGGGCCGAAATCCCAAAACAAAGGAGAGCATCCAGATTCCCGCTTCCAAATCCCCCGTCTTCAAGGCGGGCAAAGCGCTCAAGGACGCCGTCGCGCAATAACCGGCGACCTTCCCTTGCCCTCCCTGAGGGCGGGTGTTTGTATAAAAACCACATCCGGCCTGCCCGTTAGGGCGGGCCGGATGTCGATGAAAGAGCCGTTCCACGCCATCCGGTGCTGGAGGCGTTGAGGTTTGTGTATGCGTTTGGATAAATATTTAAAAGTCTCCCGACTCATCAAGCGGCGCACCGTGGCGAGCGAGGCCTGCGGGAACGAGCGTGTCCAGGTGAACGGCCGCGCGGCCAAGGCCGCT harbors:
- a CDS encoding HU family DNA-binding protein — translated: MNKADLINVVSESAGLTKKDAEKAINSIFEAISDALVADDKVQLVGFGAFEVKSRAPRMGRNPKTKESIQIPASKSPVFKAGKALKDAVAQ